A window of Pullulanibacillus sp. KACC 23026 genomic DNA:
GTATTTGCTCTAAATTAATAAATTTGAGATTTTTTGAAATTAATAGTATTATTAAATCCGCACTATTTAATAGAGAATAGATTTTCAGAGGGGGAGTACATAATGAGTTTTAGCAGAAAGTGGAAGCGAAAGGTGCTGACCATAGTAGCAGCGAGTGCTCTGGCCGTTGGAATTGTCCCTGGGGTAACACATGCGGCTGCAGGGTCCGATGCCTCAAGTACAACTAAGGTGACGGTTCCACAAGGAATAGGCGCCAACGTCCTAAGTAACGCTGATTACTTTGGTGGCGAAGATCCAAGTGATGTCGTCACAATTGATGTCGTTTTAAAAGTTCAAAATAAGGATCAACTAGCGGACTATATCAATGAAACGGTAACACCTGGAAATAATAAATATCATAAGTTTTTAAATGTCTCACAATTTAAAGCAAAGTATGCACCAAGCCCAAATCAAGTTAATGCGGTTACGAAATACTTTAAATCGTATGGTATTCAAACTACCGCTTATCCAGATAATTTAATTGTTTCTGCAACGGGGACAGTGGCGCAGCTTAACAAAGCATTGAATGTTGATATTCAAAAGGCAAGTTATAAAGGGAAGTTTTTCCATGCTTCTAAGAAGGATCCAAAAGTTCCTTCGACTTTGGCCGACGCTATTTTGTGTATCCTTGGTTTGAGTGACTACTCTGGTTTTTCAACCAATACAGTTAAACCAGTCGTTAAGAATTCAACTAATACTGCAAATGATTTACATGGAAATCTCTCTCCACAAGATTTTGCTAACCAATACGATTTAAAAGGTCTATATGATCAAGGAGCAACAGGTAAAGGGCAAACGATTGGCATTGTAACTTTAGCTGACTTTGACACCAATTGGGCTTATACTTTTTGGAAAGAAGCCGGCCTAAGTGTGGATCAAAATCGAATCAACGAAATCAATGTTGACGGTGGTTCAGGTACAGATGGGGCAGAGGAGACAGCTTTGGATGTTGAGCAATCCGGCTCAGTTGCACCAGACGCTAAAATCAATGTTTACGTTGCACCGAATAACGATTCTGGCTTTGTCGATGGTTTTGCTAAGGCCATCAACGACAACCAAGCTTCATCACTATCTGTTAGCTGGGGACAAAGCGAAAGTTCGATCGACTACTTTGTGGATCAAGATTGGGAAACCCCTGCCTATGCTGAAGTCTTTAACCAATTGTTTATGCAAGCAGCTGCACAAGGGATCTCGACATTTGCTTCAGCTGGGGATTCAGGAGCTTATGATAATGCCCGTTTAGCTGGTTATAAGCCAATACTTCCTGGATTCACGGCTTATGATCTGACTGTTGATGACCCAGCAGATAGCCCATATATTACGGCAGCAGGCGGTACGACATTGCCAGTTGGAACTCCAGCAGCTCTCGGAGTTAAAAAAGAACGAGCATGGGGCTGGGATTACCTCCAACCTCTGCTTCAACAACTCGGATATGGTATCGACTCTGGTCTATACTTTGTTGGCGGCGGCGGTGGTTTCAGTAACATCTTCGCAACTCCAGATTATCAAAAAGACGTGTCAGGTGTTAACACTTATACGGGAATCACTGATTTTAATGTGACAGATGATAGCCCAACCGTTAATCAAGATCCTAAGCTTGTAACTGGAACTGGAACAGGAAGAAATATGCCAGACCTCGCTCTAAATGCCGACCCTGAATCCGGTTATGCGATTTATGGCTATGATGCCGATACGGATGCCGTTGATTGGTATGGAATTGGCGGTACGAGTGCTGTTGCCCCTCAATTAAATGGAATCACGGCTTTGATCAACAGCGCAGGCGGTGGTCGTGTAGGCTTCTGGAACCCGCAAATTTATCGTTTTGCTCAACAAGCCAACTCACCGTTTACCCCGCTTAACGATCAAGGAACAAGCAATGACAACTTGTACTACACTGGTACCCCAGGAACCCTCTATAACCAAGCAACCGGTTTAGGAACCCCTGATGTGACTAAGCTTGCTAAAGACTTTTTGGGGGACTGACCCCTTTTAGCGCTTAAAATAGCCAAACAAAAAGCTAAAACCCTTTTGAACAAAGGGTTTTAGCTTTTTTAGCTCTGTCCCCAGTTGCGTTAAAGCGCTGCAGTGTTTAGTGGGATTGCGTTGATAAATGAGCCTCTGGGGGGGACTGACCTCCTAACGATTTTTCTCAACAAACTCTTTATAAGCTTCAATGTTATAAAAATGGGAAAGGGTTTTGGCAGGATCAATAAGGGGACTTGCTTCTCCGTTTAGATAAAGGGAATAACTGCTCCATTTGTACTCTTCAGGAGATCTAACTAGATTGGCTTCCAAAGGATTTCGGTGGATGTAGCGACTGACTTCTAAGAAATAATGGGTATCTAAAATCAGCTTTGAACCATACCTGCCTTGAAAAACATGTCCATCCAGTTGGTGCATTCGGTTAAAATAAATGGCGTATTTCGTATGAGCTAGCTTCATAATATCACCAATATGGTGGTCACTTGTTTCAATTTGTAAGTGAAGATGATTGGTCATTAGGCAGTAAGAATGAACAATAAAGGGATATTTCTCTTTTACTTCTAATAAAATGGAGAGATATTTGGCGAAGTCCTTCGGGGTTAGGAAAATAGAAGAATGACGATTTCCTCGTGCATAGACATGATAGGTGGCACCTGGAAACCAATGGCGGATCCTCCGGGGCATAACACAAGTCCTTTCATTAAGTTTAATTACTATTTCGAGAAATAAAGAGGGAATTCCTTTATTTTGGGGGGACTGACCCCAATAAAGAGATCCCACCAATCAAACTCAGGTAAATTCCTTGCTCCAATAAGATTCTGCGAGTGTCAGCACTGTCCCCACATGCGTTAAATCGGTAAAGCAAATACCTGCTTTGTTGAGGAAAAGTAAAACGAGGGGGACTGACCCCCAAAAAATTAGGCATATCAACCCATCCCAAACAATAAAATGTTACAAAACTCACAATTCGGTTTGTTGAGAAGATTGCGGTTCTTTGTGTTGAGAGTCCGCGTGTTTTCTGGAAGTTTCTGTTCAAATCGACTGTTTTTATTACTATTGGGAGGCGAGTGGTGTGCACGATTACATCAAAGAGCGAACCATCAAGATTGGCAGGCATATCGTGGAGACAAAAAAGACAGTGCGAGTCATCGCCAAGGAATTTGGCGTCTCCAAAAGTACGGTCCATAAAGATCTGACCGAACGGCTTCCTATTATTAATGCTGAGCTTGCAAACGAAGTAAAAAACGTCCTTGATTACCACAAATCGATTCGACATCTAAGAGGCGGGGAAGCAACAAGAATGAAATACCGTCAAACGCTTGAGGAGGAAGAAGAAGCCAAAGTTGAGAAAGTGTAAGGCATCCCGGTGACTAGTCCATTAGTGACACCGTTTATTTCATATAAGAGAAAGTTAATTTATAGGGGCTAGTCTAACCCTTCATCAATTAAAGGCAATTATCCTGCCCTACCTTACTTATGTTATTTAAGACGAAGACATCTCTAGATTAAATCAATTTCATTCAAATAGAAGACACCACTTTATACCTCCTATCATTTTTATCCTTCCTTGCAAATGCCATTCTTCTATACCATCCATCCATTATTAAAAAAATTTGAATTAAATCATCAATGTTGGAAGATAAGTAAGCATCCCTTTAGAGGATGAAAAGCATAGCGAAACTAGAGAGCCGTTTCGTTCGGTCTTCTGGTTTCGCTATTTTTATAATCATTGTGAAGGCTTCTATTTCGGCGGGGGTTAACAGCTGAAAAACCCATTTTTTTGTCTTGAGAAGCTGCATATGACGATTCGACAGAAAGTTCACTATTCCGACAAAAGGTCAAGAAAGGAGCATAAAAAACGTTTTTTCAGAGTTCAGCTCTGCCCATTTAAATAAAACATCAATAGTGGGAGGAAAATAAGCATAAAATAAGTGTTTTTTTTAGCATTTTAGGTCTACGTGTTCTGAAAAGTTTATGATAGAATAGATGTAGCTTTGTCGAATTCTAACGAAATTTTAATGCTACTTGAATGAGAATATATTTAAATAAAAAATGTGTATAAACATGTTTTAGGGAGGATACGGAATGTTTTCTAGAGATATCGGAATAGATCTCGGAACAGCAAATGTTCTTATTTATGTAAAGGGGAGAGGTATTGTCCTGAACGAGCCTTCTGTTGTTGCGATCGACACTAAGACACAGAGGCCGCTTGCAGTAGGGGAAGAAGCACGCCGAATGGTCGGAAGAACGCCAGGGAATATTGTGGCTATTCGTCCCTTGAGAGATGGAGTTATTGCGGACTTCGAAATTACTGAAGTTATGTTGAAGCATTTTATCAATAAAATTAATGTCAAAGGTTTTTTGGCAAAGCCTCGTATTCTCATCTGCACCCCGACGAACATCACATCCGTTGAGCAAAAAGCGATTCGTGAAGCAGCAGAGAAAAGCGGAGGCAAGACCATCTATCTTGAGGAAGAGCCAAAGGTAGCAGCGGTCGGCGCAGGTATGGACATTTTCCAACCGAGCGGAAATATGGTTATTGACATTGGCGGTGGAACAACAGATATTGCGGTCTTGTCAATGGGTGATATCGTGACGGCTTCCTCTATTCGTATGGCAGGGGATAAGTTCGACCAAGAAATTCTCAATTATATCAAAAGAGAATATAAATTACTGATCGGTGAACGGACAGCTGAGGATATTAAAATCGCAGTGGCAACGGTCTATCCGGGTTCTAGAAATGAGGAAATCTCGATTCGCGGCCGTGATATGGTGTCAGGTCTTCCTAAGACACTTTCCATTACATCAAATGAAATTCAACGTGCCCTCGAAGAACCTGTTTCTTCTATTGTACAAGCTGCAAAGAATGTCCTTGAACGCACCCCTCCTGAATTGTCTGCTGATATTATTGATCGCGGGGTCATTTTAACAGGTGGAGGCGCACTGCTTCATGGTATTGACCAACTGCTTGCTTCTGAATTGAAGGTTCCAGTAGTGATTGCCGAAAATCCAATGACATGTGTAGCTGAAGGAACTGGGAAGATGCTTGAGCATCTCGATAAGCTGCCACGCACCAAATTCAACTGACACAAGGGAAATGGTGTAAAAACAGCCCTCTAGCCAGAGCGGCTTTTACACTATTCTTATAAAAATCCTGTCTGTCTTGCTCTTTTATGGTAATCTAATAATAGAATTTAAAAAGGGGACCACTTGAGGTGCCCTTCTATTTTTATGTGAAAGGGGAGTCTCGGGATGCCAACCCCTCTCGACCCTAACGACGAAAAGCCATTAATCGATTTACCAGATAAGAAACAAAAGGATCAACAGGAAGAACCGGAAAACCAAAAGCCGCTGAATCTTGATCGTATTTTGACTGAAGAAGAGGCGCTTGCCAAAGAGAAACCGACTCAAGGGACACCGGACGCTATGCCTGAAGAGAGCGACCCAGTTCAGGAATCAAATGGACAAGTATCCGAGAAACGCGGGAACAGTCCTGTCCAAGCTGAAAGGGCGACTAGTCTTGTTCAGGTGTCCGATTTGCCGGGAGAAGAAGAATCAGAGGACCAGATGGCGGAATCTGTTCCCGAGACAGTCGACAGTCCGGCTCAAGAAACAATGCAAGCAGCTGTTGGAGCACCTTCTCTCACTCCTTCAGATCCATCAAGTGAACCTGTTGGTCAAACGTCTCCATCATCTGCACCGGTACAAAGCCGAGAAACGTTAAGAAAACAACGCCTTAAGGAAGAACAGGCTCCTGAGGGAAGCAAGAAACAGAAAGAAAAAGAAGAAGAAAAGTCAAGGGCAGCTAAGTGCAAAAAAGAAGAGCAAGAAACGAAGCGATTGAAGGTTCGTCTTTTCCCTATTTGGTTAAGATTAGTGATCATTCTTGTCCTCTGCATAGTAGCCACAATAGGCGGTTCAATGGTAGGGTATGGCTTTATTGGAAAAGGAAATCCAATGGATGTCTTTAATCTGCATACTTGGACGCATATTCGGGATATTATTTACGCAAAAAAATAGGTAAGGTATATTGTCCTTAGAAAGGTGATATAAAATGTTAACATTAGAAGAAATCAAAGCTATTTTACCGCATAGATATCCATTCTTGTTAATCGATCGCATTCTTGAAGTAGAAGAAGGAAAGAAAGCAGTGGGTCTAAAAAATGTCTCCGGTAACGAAGAGTTTTTTAACGGCCATTTTCCTGACTACGCCGTTATGCCGGGTGTTCTAATAGTAGAGGCATTAGCCCAAGTAGGGGCCGTTGCCCTTTTGAAAAAAGAAGAAAATCAAGGCCGTCTTGCCTTCTTCGCTGGGATTGATAATTGCCGATTCAAACGGCAAGTAAGGCCGGGAGATCAACTTCACTTGGAAGTGGAACTCACGCGCGTTCGCGGCAAAGTGGGTAAAGGAAAAGGCGTAGCCACTGTCGACGGAGAGCTTGTCTGTGAGACAGAGATCATGTTTGCTCTTGGCGAGGCAGCAGTTGACTAAAAAGCCGATAGAGAGCCCCCCGTCCGAACAGGGCTGGGGGCTTTAAAGTTGTCATACATAAGAAATTAGGCAAGAATGCATGAAAACAATCCGTTTCGATCAATTTAAGGGTAAATCAGATTGTGACGTTTTCGACACTTTTTCTCATAATGCCCCATTGCATTGGCTAGATTGTCGACATATAATGTGTGTTATGATAGCTTAAATGTATGTGTTTTGGGCGCTTTGAAGGAGTAAGGCTGATTTGAAATGAGTTATTAAATGCGGGTTTCTTGTAGCCTTTATTCTGCGTCCTATAGGGGATTCGCAACTGTTTTGGGGTAAGACAAGAAAACAGGTTAATTTGGGTCCACTAAATTTGGGCGAAAAGACGGAGATGGTTTTCAGGAGGGGCCGGCAGCATGAGTCCCCGAGAGAAGACAGCGTCAAAATGGGATACAAGCTTTAGATTCAAAAAGAGATCGTTCTTTCAAAAGAAAGAAGGAATATATCATGAAACGAGTTTTAACATACGGAACGTTTGATATCTTGCATTGGGGTCACGTTCATCTATTAAAACGTGCAAGAGAATTAGGGGATCATTTAACTGTGGGTCTTTCCACAGATGAATTTAATAAGTTAAAAGGAAAAGAAGCTTACACGAACTATGATCATCGAAAGCTTGTGTTGGAGTCCATTCGTTACGTTGACCGGGTGATTCCAGAACGGAATTGGGAACAGAAGATTTCAGATGTCCTCGAATATGACATTGATATCTTTGTAATGGGAGATGACTGGGAAGGAAAGTTTGATTTTCTTAAAGACTATTGTCAGGTTATTTATCTGCCTAGAACATTAGGTGTTTCAACAACAAAAATTAAGCATGACTTATCTTCGTCCAATGGTTAGAGAACTTTTTATTTCTTTATACGTCCTTTTTGTTCGTTTTATTAGTACGATTTGCCGGTTATTTCCATTAAGAGACAGCATAACCTTCATGGTATCTTTTGAACAAAATAACCTTTATATTTATAACGAGATGAAAAGACAACAGGTTCCCATACCCTGTGTTTTTCTTTATAAAGGAAAAAACAAACAACGGTTTGATGAGCAAATAGGGATGTCATCCATTGAATTAAAGCTTTCAAATGTTGGAGACTTTATTAAAGCCATTTATCATCTCCAAACATCGAAGAAAGTGGTGGTCGATAATTATTTTGGGGAGCTTGCGGGGATCACCTTTAGAAAGCAAGTGGAATGCGTCCAGATCTGGCATGCAGCAGGTGCCGTTAAAACCTTTGGGTTCGAAGATAAGTCCACCTTGGAGCGCACAAATTGGGCCCAAAAGCGGTTTGCTAATGTGTATCAGCATTTTCACCGCATTGTCGTCGGCTCAGATGTCATGGCGGAACGCTTTTTGGCTGCCTTTCACTTACCGCCATCGGTCATCCTCCGAACAGGGGTGCCTCGAACCGATTTATTTTATAATGAAAAAGCTAAAGAACTGGCGATCCAGAAATGGACAACCCTTAATCCCGAGCTTTCAAAAAAGAAGGTTATCTTATACGCCCCTACCTATCGTGATCAAGAATTAGAGGCATTTCAGCTTGAATTAGATATAAGCGAGATGCAAAGGGCATTATCCGATCAGTATGTGTTGATTTTAAAGCTCCATCCCGCCATTAAGAATGATTTATCGTTCAGTGAGTTGGATGGTGGTTTTGTCATGAATTATTCTAATCAGGATATTAACGAACTCTTATTTATTTCGGACTTGCTTATAACCGATTACTCATCAATTCCTGTAGAATATTCCATACTAGAAAAACCGATGATCTTTTTTGCCTATGACGAAGATACCTATTTGAAAGACCGTGGCTTATGGGAACCCTATGAGACTTCTGTTCCCGGCCCGATTGTCCGAACAACAGCTGAGTTAATCCGAGTGATTAAGGAAGAGAGCTACGACCTTAGTGAGGTAAGAGCCTACTCAGAGGTTTGGAACAAATATTCAAAAGGTCAATCCAGTCGAAATATAGTGGAATATTTAATTCGGGAGGACAAATGAGGGAGTTGACCAAGGATGCGTCAGACAAGCCCAGAAAGGAATCTTTCATGAAATCAGCTTTAACGGTTATTAAGGAACAACTAAATAGCATTTATCTCATATTAAGACTGAGTACTTTTGAATTAAAAAGTGAAAACAATAACAATTATTTAGGCATCTTATGGGAAGTTATCAATCCTATGATACAAATTGGGATTTATTGGTTTGTGTTTGGGTTTGGTATTAGAAAGGGAAGCCTGGTAGATGGTCATATTCCATATGTTCAATGGATGATGGCAGGGATTTTGGTGTGGTTTTTTGTCAATCAAGGTATACTTACTGCATCACGTTCTATTTACACACGAATCCGAATGATTTCTAAGATGAGCTTTCCGATGAGTACGATCCCAAGCTTTATTATTATGACGAAGTTTTATCAGCATTTAGTTTTGGCGGGGATTGTGATTATCATCTTTCAATTTATGGGCGCTTTTGTTAATTTACATTATATAATGCTCCCTTATTTTATGTTTTGTACGATTGCTTTTCTTTTTGCCGTTTCGTTGCTCACATCAACGTTAACGACGATTATCCGAGACATTCAACAAATGCTTCAAGCAATTCTCCGGGTGTTGTTTTATTTAACGCCGATCCTTTGGGATTTGGAAGCACGATTAGAGGGTAAACACCAAATACTACTAATGATTGTTAAATTTAACCCGATATATTACATTGTAGAGGGCTACCGTGCCTCATTGCTTGGGACCTCTTGGTACTTGGTTTCGGATTGGAAATACACGCTTTATTTTTGGTGCCTAGTTATTGTCCTTTTGATCATTGGGGCATCAGTACATGTGAAATTCCGCGATCGCTTTGTGGATTATCTCTAATATGGATGTGACAGTATGAGCGAACTATCGGTAATAGTTGAGAATGTCTCAAAATGTTATAAAATGTATAACGGACAAAAAGAAAAAATTCTTGATCTCGTCCTGCCTAAGGGCTATGGAGAGAACTTCTATGCCCTTCGCAATGTTAGCTTCACGGCAAATAAAGGGGATGTGGTCGGGATTTTAGGGGTGAACGGTTCAGGGAAATCCACCTTGTCTAACATTATTTCTGGTGTTATCCCGCCGACCTCCGGAACGATTGAAGCCAAAGGGGAAACCTCTCTCATTGCGATTCAATCGGGGTTAGATAATGAACTAACCGGTCGGGAGAATATTGAATTGAAATGTTTGATGCTTGGGTTTAAAAAGAGGGAAATAATAAAACTGGAGCCTGAAATCATTGAATTTGCGGATATAGGGAAATTCATTGATCAGCCTGTTAAGAAGTATTCAAGCGGGATGAAATCGCGTCTAGGCTTCGCTATTTCAGTTACTGTTAATCCCGATATATTGGTGATTGACGAAGCATTGTCAGTTGGAGACCAAACCTTTGCTGATAAGTGCTTAAAGAAAATGCACGAGTTTAAAGAAGCAGGGAAGACCATCTTTTTCATCAGTCACTCCATTGGGCAAGTTAAGAATTTCTGTGAAAAAGCGCTGTGGTTAGAATATGGCGAAGTGCGTGATTATGGGACGGTTGAAGAGATCATTCCGAAATATGAAACCTTCATTAAAGAATTCAAAGCCCTGTCTGACAAAGAGAAAAAAGCTTATAAAGCTGAAGCGGTGAGAAAGCAAAGCGGTGTCGGGATACTTCAGTAGCCGTTCGCTATTAAGGAAAAATAAAGACACAAACAATAGTCTAATCTCATACCGATATTCCAATAAAAGGAGTTAATTTTTATGATATATGCAGAGATCTTAGCTGGGGGAAAAGGCACTCGAATGGGCAATATTGATATGCCTAAACAATTCTTGACCTTGAAAAGCAAACCGATCATTATTCACACTGTAGAAAAGTTCCTTTTAAATCAACGTTTTGACCAAATTATTATTGTGGCACCTAGAGAATGGATCCATCATACAAGAAGCTTGATAGACAAGTATCTAGGAAACCAAGAACGTCTTGTAGTGGTTGAAGGTGGAAGCAACCGAAATGAATCGATTATGAGCGGAATCCGCTATATTGAATCACAATTTGGTTTAACCGACGAGGATGTTATTGTGACGCATGACTCCGTCCGTCCGTTTCTCACTCACCGAATTATCGAGGAAAATATAAACGGAGCTATTGAATATGGGGCTGTTGATACGGTCATTGCCGCCTATGATACGATTATCGAATCCAAAGACGGGGAATTTATTACACAAATTCCTGTCCGTGATTATATGTACCAGGGACAAACCCCGCAAAGCTTTAACATTAAGAAGCTTGTGGCACTTTATCAAGGTCTCACTAATGAACAAAAAGAAATCTTAACGGATGCCTGCAAAATCTTTACGATTAATGACGAGGCTGTAAAGATTGTGAAGGGTGAATTATTCAATATTAAAATCACGACACCTTATGATTTGAAAATTGCGAATGCCTTATTCGAGGAGCGCGGTAGCAATGATTAATCAAGTCTATCGATTAGTATCACCTAGGCAGTTTGAAGTGGCCTACAAAGATCGTTCTCTGAATTCCGACCGGGTGGTCATCCGTCCGACCTATCTCTCCATTTGTGCAGCGGACCAGAGGTATTATACAGGTTCCCGCGACCAGGCTGTCATGGCGAAAAAGCTTCCTATGGCTTTGATTCATGAGGGGATCGGGGAAGTGGTTTATGATCCAAGCAATGAATTTAAAGTAGGGACAAGGGTGGTCATGGTCCCTAATACGCCAATTGAGACGGACGAAATTATCGGCGAAAATTACTTGCGTTCAAGCAAGTTTCGATCAAGCGGTTATGATGGCTATCTTCAAGATTATGTTTTTATGCAGCGCGATCGCCTCGTTGTCTTAGATCCTGAAATGAATCCTAATGTCATGGCTTTTACCGAGTTAATGACCATTGCCATGCACGCGATTACCCGTTTTGAAAAACGAGCCCATGTTAGACGTGAGGCATTTGGGGTTTGGGGAGACGGCAATCTTGGGTTTATAGCAGCACTGATGCTCAAGAAACTGTTTAAGAATGCAAAGGTGTATGTATTTGGTAAGACTGGCTACAAGCTGGATCACTTTTCCTTTGTTGACGAAGTGTTTACCATTAATAACATCCCTGAGGACATTCGTATTGATCATGGCTTTGAATGTGTGGGCGGGCTTGGAAGTGAATCCGCAATTAATCAAATGATTGATGTTATTCAACCAGAGGGTTCGATGTCGATTTTAGGGGTATCTGAAAATCCGATTAAGGTGAATACCCGTATGATTTTGGAAAAAGGGATTACGGTCATTGGATCAAGCCGAAGCGGAGCTCAGGACTTTCAAGACACCGTTGATTTCTTGAGAACTTATCCGGATGTTCTTGGCTATTTGGAGGCTCTGGTAAGTTCGGTTAATTCGGTTCGTTCCATACAGGATATCACTCAATG
This region includes:
- a CDS encoding ribitol-5-phosphate dehydrogenase — translated: MINQVYRLVSPRQFEVAYKDRSLNSDRVVIRPTYLSICAADQRYYTGSRDQAVMAKKLPMALIHEGIGEVVYDPSNEFKVGTRVVMVPNTPIETDEIIGENYLRSSKFRSSGYDGYLQDYVFMQRDRLVVLDPEMNPNVMAFTELMTIAMHAITRFEKRAHVRREAFGVWGDGNLGFIAALMLKKLFKNAKVYVFGKTGYKLDHFSFVDEVFTINNIPEDIRIDHGFECVGGLGSESAINQMIDVIQPEGSMSILGVSENPIKVNTRMILEKGITVIGSSRSGAQDFQDTVDFLRTYPDVLGYLEALVSSVNSVRSIQDITQCFEQDLATSWGKTVMKWDM